Proteins from a genomic interval of Chitinophagales bacterium:
- a CDS encoding tRNA-binding protein: protein MNTNMLSWSDFMKVEMRVGTILEASVFKEARKPAYKMTIDFGKELGIKKTSAQITELYDFAELIGKQVIAVVNFPPKQIANIMSECLVLGVVGTDNAVTLLQPERKVENGMRIG, encoded by the coding sequence ATGAACACAAACATGCTTTCATGGTCAGATTTTATGAAAGTCGAGATGCGGGTAGGAACGATATTGGAGGCCAGTGTCTTCAAAGAAGCCCGAAAACCAGCCTACAAAATGACCATAGACTTTGGAAAAGAATTGGGCATCAAAAAAACATCTGCACAAATAACCGAACTGTATGACTTTGCAGAGCTGATTGGCAAACAAGTCATTGCAGTAGTCAATTTTCCTCCCAAACAAATAGCCAATATCATGAGTGAATGTTTGGTTTTGGGAGTAGTCGGTACAGACAATGCAGTAACATTGCTTCAACCTGAGCGAAAAGTAGAAAATGGAATGAGGATAGGCTAA
- a CDS encoding solute:sodium symporter family transporter, whose translation MAILSFLGFTILVAVISYMATRGTDENSSEGYFLGGRSLTAGVIAGSLLLTNLSTEQIVGLNGQAYSEGILVMAWETLAAIAMVVTAVFLLPRYLKGGITTVPQFLEERYDKTTKTITSALFLSGYVVVLLPIVLYSGSLAFSTMFDIPEALGISLDASIWLCVWGIGIIGSIYAIFGGLKAVAVSDTVNAVGLLIGGLMIPVFGLMHIGGGSITAGLSTLIAEVPEKFDSIGGSDASVPFATIFTGMMLVQLFYWGTNQAIIQRALAAKNLAEGQKGLLLAAFFKILGPLIVVLPGVIAYQIFQGNLEIPDQAYPKLVSTVLPVGLVGFFAAVLFGAILSSFNSALNSSVTLFGLDIYKAYINKEADEKTVVKYGKLFGVFLAILAMFIAPFIAKAPDGLFGYLQEVNGCYSIPILTIIVVGYLTKNVPALAAKIAIILGVVLYSISQFILKPFVVGAENYPHFLHVMAILFVMNVGIMLLIGKLQPRATAFELAYSKQVDITPYKYLMPVGGAICVTVILIYIYFA comes from the coding sequence ATGGCAATATTATCATTTTTAGGATTTACCATCTTGGTAGCAGTCATTTCGTATATGGCTACCAGAGGTACAGACGAAAATTCCTCAGAAGGTTACTTCTTAGGAGGTCGAAGCCTCACCGCAGGTGTGATTGCAGGTTCTCTTTTGCTGACCAACTTATCTACCGAACAAATTGTAGGTCTTAACGGACAGGCTTATTCTGAAGGGATTTTGGTGATGGCGTGGGAAACCCTTGCAGCTATTGCAATGGTTGTAACGGCGGTATTTTTGTTGCCTCGCTATTTGAAGGGCGGTATCACAACCGTTCCACAGTTTTTGGAGGAACGATATGACAAAACGACCAAGACCATCACTTCTGCTTTGTTTTTGTCGGGTTATGTAGTGGTCTTATTGCCGATTGTATTGTATTCGGGTTCTTTGGCATTTTCTACGATGTTTGACATTCCCGAAGCATTGGGCATTTCACTCGATGCTTCTATTTGGCTGTGTGTGTGGGGTATCGGCATAATTGGATCTATTTATGCCATTTTTGGAGGATTGAAGGCAGTTGCCGTTTCTGATACGGTCAATGCGGTTGGCTTGTTGATTGGCGGCTTGATGATTCCCGTTTTTGGTTTGATGCACATTGGCGGAGGCAGCATTACAGCGGGATTGAGTACTTTGATAGCAGAGGTTCCCGAAAAATTCGACTCTATTGGAGGCAGTGATGCATCCGTGCCTTTTGCCACGATTTTTACAGGAATGATGCTCGTACAGTTGTTTTATTGGGGTACGAATCAGGCAATTATTCAGAGAGCTTTGGCCGCTAAAAACTTGGCAGAAGGACAAAAAGGTTTGTTGTTGGCTGCTTTCTTCAAAATCTTAGGCCCTTTGATTGTGGTTTTACCGGGGGTAATCGCCTATCAAATTTTTCAAGGAAACTTGGAAATTCCAGACCAAGCCTATCCAAAACTAGTCAGTACGGTTTTACCTGTCGGATTGGTAGGATTTTTTGCAGCCGTATTGTTTGGAGCAATTTTGAGTTCTTTCAATAGTGCTTTGAATAGTTCGGTGACGCTGTTCGGTTTAGACATCTACAAAGCCTACATCAACAAAGAAGCAGACGAAAAAACAGTCGTAAAATACGGTAAATTATTTGGCGTTTTTCTCGCAATATTGGCGATGTTCATTGCGCCTTTTATTGCCAAAGCACCTGATGGATTGTTTGGTTATCTGCAAGAGGTGAACGGTTGTTACAGTATTCCGATTTTGACCATCATTGTAGTGGGTTACCTCACCAAAAACGTGCCTGCTCTTGCTGCAAAAATTGCCATTATTTTGGGTGTAGTTTTGTATTCAATTAGCCAATTTATTTTGAAGCCGTTTGTAGTTGGTGCAGAAAACTATCCACACTTCTTGCACGTTATGGCAATTTTGTTTGTCATGAATGTAGGCATCATGCTTTTGATTGGCAAATTGCAGCCTCGTGCCACTGCTTTTGAATTGGCTTATAGTAAGCAAGTGGACATTACACCTTACAAATACCTGATGCCTGTTGGTGGAGCCATTTGTGTAACAGTAATT
- a CDS encoding DNA/RNA non-specific endonuclease, producing MKKLIQLFLIPFIIGIAACEDEVSIEDIDTCPAYPAGVHLTLGNPSDANLSDNDNFLYVFDSYALSYNCSKGTPNWVSWHLDSRWTGEIPRQNSFLTYDLYPNGCNVITTKDYTGSGFDRGHNCPSADRTCSVVKNDETFLMLNIIPQAPDVNRGLWAEIEKFTRELTNGGNEVYVIMGIHDEGGTGDNGYRKFWAEGQLTIPRYLWRVMIVLPEGNGDTKRLGEDTRVIAVWVENKNSANQKPWHEYITTIYEIEAATGYDLLSDVSDGRQAILQSKRDEGPF from the coding sequence ATGAAAAAACTCATCCAACTCTTTTTAATCCCGTTTATCATTGGCATTGCAGCTTGTGAAGACGAAGTGAGCATTGAAGACATTGACACTTGCCCTGCTTATCCTGCTGGCGTTCACCTCACTTTGGGCAATCCGAGTGATGCCAATTTGAGCGACAACGACAATTTTTTGTATGTATTTGACAGTTATGCCTTGTCCTACAATTGCAGCAAAGGAACACCGAATTGGGTCAGTTGGCATTTGGATAGCCGATGGACAGGTGAAATTCCCCGTCAAAATAGTTTTCTCACCTACGACTTATATCCCAATGGCTGCAATGTCATTACGACCAAAGATTACACGGGTAGCGGATTTGACAGAGGACACAACTGCCCTTCGGCAGACCGCACTTGTTCGGTGGTAAAGAACGATGAAACGTTTTTGATGCTCAACATCATTCCACAGGCTCCAGATGTGAATCGTGGATTGTGGGCCGAAATAGAAAAGTTCACCAGAGAATTGACCAATGGCGGCAATGAGGTCTATGTCATCATGGGTATTCACGACGAAGGCGGCACGGGCGACAATGGCTACCGAAAATTTTGGGCAGAGGGACAATTGACCATTCCCCGCTATTTGTGGCGGGTGATGATTGTACTGCCTGAAGGCAATGGTGATACAAAGCGATTGGGTGAAGATACCCGGGTAATTGCGGTTTGGGTGGAAAACAAAAATTCGGCAAACCAAAAACCGTGGCATGAATACATTACGACTATTTACGAAATTGAAGCGGCAACGGGCTACGATTTGTTGAGTGATGTTTCGGACGGACGACAAGCCATACTGCAATCGAAGCGAGATGAAGGGCCTTTTTGA
- a CDS encoding YifB family Mg chelatase-like AAA ATPase yields the protein MTKNQNQVQTTMGLAKTHGGAVHGVNATLIKVEVNVDGGQPHYFFVGLPDAAVKEGQHRIEAALKNNGYRMPRQKIVANLAPADIRKEGSAYDLTIAISIMAASNQFKNPAEDIEKYIIMGELALDGSLRPIRGALPIAIRARKEKFKGFILPKQNAREAAIVNDLEVYGVEHISEVVDFIMGTIVLEPIVIDTRDEFKNNSDDTLFNFSDVKGQKNIKRALEIAAVGGHNVILIGPPGAGKTMLAKRLPGILPPLSLHEALETTKIHSVAGKLPSNTSLIAARPFRSPHHTISYAALVGGGGNPQPGEISLAHNGVLFLDELPEFNRAVLEVLRQPMEDRKVTISRARMSVDYPANFMLIASMNPCPCGYYNHPEKDCVCAPGIVQKYLSKISGPLLDRIDLHVEVTPVSFEELSSEKEGEKSEVIRERVVKARELQGARFESLKGIHANAQMPANMVRKVCKIDNLSQNLIKAAMEKLGLSARAYDRILKVSRTIADLAGEENITFEHIAEAIQFRTLDRENWAG from the coding sequence ATAACAAAAAACCAAAACCAAGTACAAACTACTATGGGCTTAGCAAAAACGCATGGAGGCGCAGTTCACGGTGTCAATGCGACATTGATAAAAGTGGAAGTAAATGTAGATGGAGGGCAGCCGCATTATTTCTTTGTAGGGCTTCCCGATGCTGCGGTCAAAGAAGGACAACACCGTATTGAAGCCGCCTTGAAAAACAATGGCTACCGTATGCCTCGCCAAAAAATCGTTGCCAATCTCGCCCCCGCTGACATCCGCAAAGAAGGCTCTGCTTATGACCTGACCATCGCTATCAGCATCATGGCAGCGAGCAATCAATTCAAAAATCCCGCAGAAGATATTGAAAAATACATCATTATGGGCGAATTGGCTTTGGATGGTTCTCTTCGTCCTATCAGAGGTGCATTGCCGATTGCGATTCGTGCCAGAAAGGAAAAATTCAAAGGGTTTATACTGCCCAAACAAAATGCTCGAGAAGCGGCGATTGTCAATGACTTGGAGGTGTATGGGGTGGAGCATATTTCGGAAGTGGTGGATTTTATCATGGGAACTATTGTTTTAGAGCCGATTGTGATAGATACGAGAGATGAATTTAAAAACAATTCGGATGATACCCTTTTCAATTTTTCGGATGTAAAAGGACAAAAAAACATCAAGCGTGCCTTGGAAATTGCAGCCGTTGGTGGTCACAATGTCATTTTGATAGGACCTCCTGGGGCAGGAAAAACCATGTTGGCAAAGCGGCTGCCTGGTATTCTTCCTCCCTTGTCGTTGCATGAAGCTCTTGAAACCACCAAGATACATTCTGTGGCAGGTAAACTGCCTTCCAATACGTCACTGATTGCGGCTCGCCCGTTTCGCTCTCCTCACCATACGATTAGCTATGCTGCTTTGGTGGGTGGGGGAGGTAATCCTCAGCCTGGTGAAATTTCGTTGGCGCACAATGGGGTTTTGTTTTTGGATGAACTACCTGAATTCAATCGAGCAGTACTGGAGGTATTGCGGCAGCCGATGGAGGATAGAAAGGTGACGATTTCGAGGGCAAGGATGTCGGTGGATTACCCCGCCAATTTCATGTTGATTGCTTCGATGAATCCCTGTCCCTGTGGCTACTACAACCATCCTGAGAAAGATTGTGTTTGCGCTCCCGGCATTGTCCAAAAATACTTGAGCAAAATTTCGGGGCCACTTTTAGACCGAATTGACCTGCATGTGGAAGTTACGCCTGTGTCGTTTGAAGAACTGTCGAGTGAAAAGGAGGGCGAAAAAAGTGAGGTCATTCGAGAACGGGTGGTGAAAGCGAGAGAACTGCAAGGCGCACGTTTTGAATCCCTCAAAGGTATTCATGCAAATGCTCAAATGCCTGCTAACATGGTGCGAAAGGTCTGCAAAATTGACAACCTTAGCCAAAATCTTATCAAGGCTGCAATGGAAAAACTGGGTTTGTCTGCTCGTGCTTACGACCGTATTTTGAAGGTATCCCGCACGATTGCAGATTTGGCAGGGGAGGAGAACATCACTTTTGAGCATATTGCAGAGGCAATTCAGTTTCGGACTTTAGATCGAGAGAATTGGGCGGGGTAG
- a CDS encoding T9SS type A sorting domain-containing protein: MKKITSLQYIYRVMLKYLIFYLQLSVLLLQCSPTLAQSFYKQGFEEGMPQDFILINADGLIPAQEKDSLFEENAWIVIESELMSSRAAMSLSWYRNEEGPTDDWMVLPMMEIGSQAKMEWRAISTTFGEFPDSYEVLFAEETPSLENLSDIQINLILRIEAEEHSSPADREVSLADFEGKKGHIVFRNITASGDALLIDDIILSNVELLPTHIEKVASMDFDLQLFPNPSTSYSTLQYQLQKPSNVTLKLQNRTGQTVWELKQEKQNEGIYQLPLAAKTLPKGLYYLKLQIGDVYVVEKWVVE; this comes from the coding sequence TTGAAGAAAATTACATCGCTTCAATACATTTACCGAGTTATGCTTAAATATCTAATTTTCTATCTTCAGCTTTCGGTTCTCCTACTTCAATGTTCTCCCACACTTGCCCAATCCTTTTACAAGCAAGGTTTTGAAGAAGGAATGCCCCAAGATTTTATCCTTATCAATGCAGACGGGCTGATCCCCGCTCAAGAAAAAGATTCCCTTTTTGAGGAAAACGCTTGGATCGTGATTGAGTCCGAATTGATGTCAAGCAGGGCAGCGATGAGCCTTTCTTGGTATCGAAACGAAGAAGGACCTACCGATGATTGGATGGTTTTACCAATGATGGAAATAGGCTCGCAAGCAAAAATGGAATGGCGGGCTATCTCAACCACATTTGGCGAATTTCCTGATAGTTATGAGGTGCTTTTTGCAGAAGAAACACCCAGTCTTGAAAATTTATCGGACATACAAATCAACTTGATTTTGAGGATAGAGGCAGAAGAACATTCGTCTCCAGCTGACCGTGAGGTAAGTTTAGCCGATTTTGAAGGAAAAAAAGGACACATTGTTTTTCGAAATATCACCGCAAGTGGAGATGCCCTTTTGATAGATGATATCATCCTCAGCAATGTAGAACTGCTGCCTACCCATATCGAAAAAGTCGCTTCAATGGACTTTGACCTTCAATTGTTTCCAAATCCTTCTACCTCATACAGCACGCTTCAATACCAATTGCAGAAGCCTTCAAATGTGACATTGAAGCTGCAAAATAGGACAGGGCAAACGGTGTGGGAATTAAAGCAAGAGAAGCAAAACGAGGGTATTTATCAACTTCCACTTGCTGCAAAAACATTGCCGAAAGGGCTGTATTATTTGAAGTTGCAAATAGGAGATGTGTATGTGGTGGAGAAGTGGGTGGTGGAATAA